The proteins below come from a single Miscanthus floridulus cultivar M001 chromosome 1, ASM1932011v1, whole genome shotgun sequence genomic window:
- the LOC136460792 gene encoding uncharacterized protein: MTALRLDETLLIYIAATSRVVSTAIVVEHEEAGHAYKVQHLVYFISEVLNEPKTRYPQVQKLLYAILIMLRKFWHYFEYYKIAVVTEFPLGDILRNKEANGRIIKWVVELGTYSIDFRSRPTIKSQALTTCPEHWVMYFDGALNINGAGAGILFITPTKDKLRYVLRIHFSDSNNATDYEACLHGLRIAIELGVKRLMVYRDSTLGLDMIEPFEPAPGGFWYVYVAIDKFSKWIEYKPLVSATAKKDFCEDRCISIKYVFVAHPRANGQVERANGMILDALKKQLYQKEEKHPGRWLKELPAIFWGLRTQASRSTGVTPYFLVYGSEAILPADVTFRAPRVENYDEEQAEVVRSEDVEKAEEERLITCVHTAKYLEGLQRYYNQNVKGRSFAVGDLVLCRKQMTEGLHKLSSPWEGPYVVKEALCSVS, encoded by the exons ATGACAGCGCTAAGGCtagatgagactctgctaatatacatcgccgccacttctcgcgtcgtgagCACAGCTATTGTGGTCGAACATGAAGAGGCCGGGCATGCCTATAAAGTACAACATctggtttacttcatcagcgaggtacttaatgagcccaaaactcgttaccctcaggtacaaaagctgttatacgccattcttaTTATGTTGCGCAAATTCTGgcactacttcgaatactacaagatcgctgtggtcactgagttccctttgggggacattcttcgcaacaaagaggccaatggccgcatcattaagtgggttgttgagctcggcacttattcCATCGATTTCAGaagtagacctaccattaagtcacaggcacTCACTACTTGCCCCGAacattgggtgatgtactttgatggcgcccttaacatcaatggtgctggtgcaggcattctgttcattacgccgaccaaggataagctacgatatgttctccggatacacttctCGGACTCTAACAATGCCACGGACTACGAAgcttgtctccatggtcttcgtatagccatcgagctcggcgtcaaacgcctcatggtgtatagggactccacgctg ggactggacatgattgagCCTTTCgagccagcaccaggtggtttttggtatgtgtatgttgccattgacaagttctccaagtggattgaatataaaccgctcgtctcagctactgcaaagaag gacttctgcgaagaccgttgcatctccatcaaatatgtttttgttgcccatccaagagccaatggTCAGGTTGAACGggcgaacggtatgatccttgatgccctaaaaaagcaactgtatcagaaagaagaaaagcacccgggcagatggctcaaggagcttccagctatattctggggactgcgtactcaagctagtcgtagcactgGCGTAACTCCATACTTTCTGGtgtacggctcagaagccatactaccagcggacgttactttccgagcacctagagtggaaaactatgatgaagagcaggccgaggtTGTTCGGTCTGAGGATGTCGAGAAAGCCGAAGAAGAGCGCCTAATCACCTGTGTCCAtacagctaaatatctagaaggcttgcagaggtactacaaccaaaacgtcaaaggtcgttcatttgctgtcggtgatcTTGTTCTCTGTAGGAAACAAATGACTGAAggtttgcacaagctctcttccccctgggaagggccttatgtcgtcaaagag GCTCTGTGCTCTGTGTCATAG